The Euphorbia lathyris chromosome 8, ddEupLath1.1, whole genome shotgun sequence genome has a window encoding:
- the LOC136203934 gene encoding leucine-rich repeat extensin-like protein 3, with product MRIQIFLTCSTLFYLFISLSTNAAPISGLGLGLQNQNPRLQNAYVALQAWKRSFISDPKNLTSNWLGTHVCNYTGIFCYPAPDNSSIQTVAGIDLNHADIAGHLVEELGLLTDIGFFHLNSNRFCGLLPKTWNKLKLLFELDLSNNRFAGKFPHQVLQLPNLKFLDLRFNEFEGDVPKKLFDKDLDAIFINHNRFTFELPDNFGNSPVSVIVLANNKFQGCLPSSFQNMSGTLNEMIMMNNGLNSCFPEEIGLLENLQVLDISYNKLKGGVPEVIGKLKKLERLDMAHNLLSGKIPESLCSLPKLGNFSFGYNFISGEPHKCLEMESLNDERNCLRNRPKQRSRLQCKVVLSRTVNCTSFACHNNPPSVNSPPPPSPLPPPPLYSPPPPPPTSPPPPLYSPPPPPSPPPPVYSPPPPPPANSPPPPPPSPPPPVYSPPPPPPINSPPPPSPSPPPPVYSPPSPPPINSPPPPSPSPPPPIYSPSPPPPIYSPPPPPTSPPPPIYSPPPPPSSPPPVQSPPPAFPPPPSNSPPPPVHSPPPPSPVYSPPLPVHSPPPPPSSPPPVHSPPPAFPPPPSYSPPPPVHSPPPPSPVYSPPLPVHSPPPPPLVYSPAPPVHSPPPPLPIHSPPPPIYSPPPPPPAPGYEGPIPPIIGAPYASPPPPYYNFY from the coding sequence ATGAGGATACAAATATTTCTAACTTGTTCAACTCTCTTTTACCTATTTATATCACTTTCTACTAATGCTGCACCCATTTCAGGGTTAGGGTTAGGGTTGCAAAACCAAAACCCAAGACTTCAAAATGCATATGTTGCTCTCCAGGCATGGAAAAGATCATTCATTTCTGATCCCAAAAATCTAACCTCTAACTGGCTTGGAACTCATGTCTGCAACTACACTGGCATTTTCTGTTATCCTGCTCCTGATAATTCATCCATTCAGACTGTTGCCGGGATCGATCTAAATCATGCTGATATTGCCGGACATTTAGTAGAAGAGCTTGGACTCCTTACCGACATTGGATTCTTCCATCTTAACTCCAACAGATTCTGCGGACTTCTCCCCAAAACTTGGAACAAACTCAAGCTTCTCTTCGAGCTTGATTTAAGCAACAATCGTTTTGCAGGAAAATTTCCCCATCAAGTCCTCCAACTCCCAAACCTGAAATTTCTTGATCTTCGATTTAATGAGTTTGAAGGTGATGTTCCAAAGAAGCTGTTTGACAAAGATTTGGATGCAATATTTATTAACCATAACAGGTTTACTTTTGAATTGCCTGACAATTTCGGGAACTCACCTGTTTCTGTTATTGTTCTAGCGAACAATAAGTTCCAGGGATGTCTACCGTCGAGTTTTCAGAACATGTCAGGAACATTAAACGAGATGATAATGATGAATAATGGGTTGAATTCATGTTTTCCAGAGGAGATAGGGTTGCTTGAAAATTTGCAAGTGCTTGATATAAGTTATAATAAGTTGAAGGGAGGTGTGCCTGAGGTAATTGGGAAATTGAAGAAATTGGAAAGGTTGGATATGGCACATAATTTGCTATcaggaaaaattccagaaagtTTGTGTTCTCTACCGAAATTGGGAAATTTTAGCTTTGGTTACAACTTTATAAGTGGAGAGCCACACAAATGCTTGGAGATGGAAAGTTTGAATGATGAAAGGAATTGTTTGAGGAATAGACCAAAGCAAAGATCTCGTTTGCAATGTAAAGTAGTCCTTTCTAGGACTGTTAATTGTACTTCTTTTGCTTGTCATAACAACCCTCCATCTGTTAACTCACCCCCACCACCATCACCTTTGCCTCCTCCGCCACTTTACTCacctccaccaccaccacccACTTCGCCTCCTCCGCCACTTTACTCACCCCCACCACCGCCTTCACCGCCTCCACCTGTCTATTCACCGCCCCCTCCTCCACCAGCTAACTCGCCCCCACCACCACCGCCTTCGCCGCCTCCACCTGTCTATTCACCGCCCCCTCCTCCACCAATTAACTCACCCCCACCACCATCACCTTCGCCGCCTCCACCTGTCTATTCACCGCCCTCTCCTCCACCAATTAACTCACCCCCACCACCATCACCTTCGCCTCCTCCACCTATCTATTCACCATCCCCTCCTCCGCCAATTTACTCACCTCCCCCGCCACCCACTTCCCCTCCTCCGCCTATATACTCACCGCCCCCACCACCCTCTTCCCCTCCACCAGTTCAGTCACCGCCGCCTGCCTTCCCTCCCCCACCAAGTAACTCCCCACCACCGCCAGTTCACTCACCTCCCCCACCATCGCCAGTTTACTCACCGCCCCTGCCAGTCCACTCACCTCCCCCACCACCCTCTTCCCCTCCACCAGTTCACTCACCGCCACCTGCCTTCCCTCCCCCACCAAGTTACTCACCACCCCCGCCAGTTCACTCACCTCCCCCACCATCGCCAGTTTACTCACCACCGCTGCCAGTCCATTCACCTCCCCCACCACCACTAGTCTATTCACCGGCCCCACCAGTCCACTCACCTCCCCCACCACTGCCAATTCACTCACCTCCTCCACCAATTTACTCACCTCCACCACCGCCACCCGCTCCAGGATATGAAGGGCCGATACCACCAATCATAGGAGCACCATATGCATCTCCACCGCCACCATACTACAATTTCTACTAA